The Arachis hypogaea cultivar Tifrunner chromosome 14, arahy.Tifrunner.gnm2.J5K5, whole genome shotgun sequence DNA window tatttcttgtgcctttgagtgatgatcatttgggcccttgctcttgatggaattgggttgataaaggccttggttgattgctcttggagtttgaagaggaaccgaattgaaccaattgaaccggttttgaaattagccatagttggacctaacgtttgagccaaagttaggggtctaactttggccctaacttTTCCTAGCAGCAAGCATATttctctggtttggacgttggtgccaacgttaggggtctaactttgaccctaacattggcctcccttatgcacatttatggggccaactttgtcctcttgtcatgttgccaattttatgcccaatatagactatcatatatggttggaaagctctgaatgtcagctttctaacccacttggaatcacttcaattggacatctacaactcaagttatgatcatttgaagagggcatggttgcTGGCTTtagtgtgcagcgtttgaggtaacgttagccctcaaacgttggcgaaaacgccagttctggaggctcaaatgtattgtctaccccatactattatccattgttggaaagccctggatgtctactttccaatgccgttgggagcacattatttggagctctacagctcgagttatactcctttgaaggtgcagaggtcagttggcttcactgcaggttgccaccatgttcgtttatgcacattgcggggcagttttctccctcaattttagtgtccaccatgcagtgccatatatgcttggaaagctcttgattcctactttccaatgcttcttgaatcacctcatttggagctctgtagctcaagttattcttgttggaagtataccccttgtatgccttgtggtgtgtggcgccaacgttagcctccaagttagggggctaacgttggcgcaaacgttggcccctctcccttatgtcttcatgtgccaacattagatggccagggaggaattcatgtgccaacgttagcctccaagttagggggctaacgttggctcaaacgtggggagcctagggagtaatcttcatgcccaacgttagcctccaagttagggggctaacgttggggctaacttcatgcctccaggttcaatttcacttattcctctcttcactcctagccattcctctttgcttcaacctttctccaagctttcttcacctatcattaatcaaccaaacacatcaaagctatgctcaaaatcatgagatattcattctttcataatatgtgacaattttagcataaaacctcatgaaatagcatgaattcatacatggttgattaaatcaaaggaaacatgaaaatctacccaattggcttgcttatggctcaagaaagtgcataattcaattaaaaacaaaagaaaaaggctagttaaaataggctaagatgacttgtcatcagggggTATTACATTGCCTTGAAGACATTgatgaccatttgttcattatgtACCCTGAGAACTATTTCACCTttctctacatcaatgatggctcttgctgtggctagaaaaggtcttcccaaGAAAATTGAGTTATTTCCCTCCTCTTCCATATCTAGGATCACAAAGTCATAAGGGAAAATGAACTCTCTAACTTTCACCAATAGATTTTCTACCACTCCATTAGGTATATTAAGGGATCTATCAGCAAGCTGTAGTGACATCCTTGTAGGCTTCACCTCCTCTATGAGCAATTTCTTCATCATGGAGagaggcataagatttatgctggCACCCAAGTCACAGAGAACTCTCTCTATTGTCATGTTTCCAATGGTACATGATATGAGGAAACTCCCTAGATCATGGAGTTTGGGTGGCAATCCTTTTTAGATTACAAAGGATCAcaatttccttctccttccagCTCCTCTTTTTGGTGATGAGTTCTTTGAGAAACTTTGTATAAAGTGGCATTTGTTCCAAGGCTTCAGCTAGTGGAATGTTGATCTCCAATTTCCGGAAAATCTCCAAGAACTTAGGGAATTGTTGATCCTTCATCTCCTTGTGCAATCTCTGAGGGTAGGGTAGTTGAGGAACATATGGCTtcactttctctttcttctcttgtgTTTGTGACTCTGAGACTTGCTTGCCTTTCCTTGGAGCATGTGATTCATTGTGCTTATTTTGATCTCCCTTATCATTTTCCTTAATCTCCGTCTCTTCCTTGCTGGCATCCTTGTTATCCTTTCCCAATGTGCTACCACTCCTCAGTTGTAtagtgatgagtccatatttgattatatattttgactcaatttggatggattctagcacatgaactcacacttaagcaccaaaatagcatacttttgtgttttggtctccaatttgatcctaaatgtgaaaacatacaattttatgcttgaaatgagcaatttaattccacttttattccattcgatgccatgacatgtttactgagtgatttcaggccttggaggcaagaatggatagccaaaagtggaaaaaagcatatacaagggagaaaacatgaagaaaacaaggaaaagtacacacagcgaagtgtgcgtgcgcacgagcTTGCGTGCGTGCGCAAGAGAATGGATTTgcatgtgtgcatgcgcacaagtacctgtgcgtacgcacaagtccctgcACGTGGTTGCATTAACGAAACACGTGCTTTGCGAATTCtgaggcctcttggcccattttggaaggctggtgataaacccatattttatgatgtattttgtgctcaatttaagtaatttattcaatccttcacccacttattcaggtaaattgcatggttttactttcccttccttattatgtgatatatgtgaaaaacatgtttcctatgctttaaaaatattaattttaattaccctttattaccattcgatgccgtgattcgtgtgttaagtatttttagatctcctaaggcaggaatggcttagaagacagaaaggaaacatacaaaaatggaaggaaagcacaaaaatagagttttgaagaaaaggggcaacgacgcgaacgcatggacgacgcggccgcgtgcctagcgcaaaaaggCATCGACGTGAACGAGTGACTGACGTGGACGCGTGCCTTGatcagaacgcaaatgacgcgtacgcgtgaccgaagcgaacgtgtgacaaggaaaactcttagatgacgcgaacgcgtgacagacgccacgcaccagaatctgcagaaaacgcccccagcgatttctggaccctttttcggcccaattctAAATCCAAAAAcatagaatataagccagagaatggaggaatcaaaaggGAGGACGGATCATgctttcatattcataattttaggattagatgtagtttttagacagagaggttctctcctctctcttaggatttaggattttaggatttctattagtttagttcatttcatcttcagtcacaggttcaatattcttttaactttatatttctcttctactttcagatactttaatgcttttatttgttaattacttattttaccaaattggcttatgctacattcatgttatgattttcttaattaatattatttgaggtatttcagtttatgattgttttattctatttatgaatgcttttaatttaatttagatattttcttccgtttggctttggttaagtaattggtaacacttgagttatcaaactcatcgtgatcgataattgttatttttgctaattgaattgaattccaataactctagtcctttcttagggaTTGGCTAGGACCTgaatatcaaattaattagtccacttgactttcttttgctttagtaaaggttaactaagtggcattaaaactcaattctcatcaccatcgataaggataactaggataggacttccaaattcttataccttgccaagagattttataattaatttatttttctttttatttaaattacttgctccttatttcaaaaacccccaatttacaaaactcataaccaataataagaacatacctccctgcaattccttgagagacgacccgaggtttgaatacttcggttataaattttaaaggggtttgttacttttgacaaccaaaacttttgcacgaaaggattctctgttggtttagaaactatacttacaacgcaataatatatttgtgaatttctttaccgatagaaaatctgaTCGTCAGCTAGGAAGCTATATTTGGATGCTATATGAAGGGAATATCAACACATATGAAAAGAGAGCTTTCATTAGGAATTAGACTTTATTTTTAGCATAGATAATTAAGAGTAGGAATAATGTAGAGTAgagagctctcctagggtttatgtagttttcatgtagcattttatagcaagtttgatcttggattttgcttctttaattgtaagtactctttaattcctctttaattacatcacttttactttcaatttctctttggttcaagcactttgtcaatatttataattttgagttcttgaagttttgattgatgaatttattatttcttgcttGCTTTATGTTTGTTTGGATGTTTAATGTTGATTTTGTGCATAGTTGGTTATAGCTTTctattttcctttgcaatttcttatgttttgtttttatgcacacaaggtgtttgtgaaaatgccaaccttaggatttgagtagattttctcactttggcttgtggtttgagttcctaggatactagagtcataatgtccgacatttagttataattcttggggagttagttgactcttgtttcattgacgctaaccttttatcaactagtttagtaagttggttaggacttatggattaaggtcaactatgcttgcttgacttacttctcgatggttggggttaaaTTAAGCAagattaactcatgataattaacatagttgtggttatggcaaggaagggattccataattcatcccaagtcaaggtttcaattatgttttgaaccactttttaatcactttatagttttacttgtttatattacatacatagttcttttgttcttttatcacttcattaattacaattttgtcttattattttatttttttattgcttCCTAATCATTGAAAACCCCTTTGattctcacaaccaaaattgtgcacttattggcattagttcctagggaagacaacccgggatttaaaactcccggttattttgtgttgattgtgacatctttaggATTATAATTTGATTGTTGGCCAATTATTAGTtcggagctatacttgcaacgaacatCTATTTGGAGAAAATCCTAACCTACAATTTGTTCATTCGTCaaattttggcgccattgccggggatctagcgtcatgagtgctatattttggttgttgtaaatatgtgaatagtgtgaatagatactttttgggttgtttgcttgtttttgttattaattaggattttgtttcttttgacgcttgatgtctttagtttttattttctattttctctatgagctatcacccttgttgcttggagCTTGGTTGAGATTGTTTTGTAGGGTATGATGAATTCAAGTTGGGATTGAATCAAGGAATGGGAGAAGCGATGAAGGAAGGAGGAATCTTCCCCATACTATACCGAGCCAAATCCTTCCCCAAGTCCTCCCCTATATGAATATCAAACCCAAGGATATGAAGGATACCACATACATAACCTCCGACCaccaaaccttcaagcaccacccTATACACCTCCATGGAATCAAGATACTTATACACCTTACCATCAACCATATGAACCACCATAcccttatacaccacctcaatatcCCCACCCACATAACACACCTTCCAACTACACAACCTTTCTCCCAACCTTTGAATCTCCTTGTCCACCTCAATATGAAGTTTTACAACCCTTGCCCCAAGAAGaacaagaccttcaagcattCTTCCAAGATCAAGAAGGGTTCCGAAGGATACAAGGGGATTTCATAGCTACCATAGCTGAAGCGGTGAACCGCTTAGCCTCACTACGCTCAAGCAATTAAGACATTCCCCTTAAGGAATGTGGAGGAGCAACGAAGGAGTGTAGAGAGGAGGAAAACATGGAGCCTCCAGGGAAAGAAGAAGAGGTAGGCCTAGAATTGCAAAAAGATGAGGAAGGTAGAACTAGTGAACCGAAAGAGGTAAATTGAGAGTTGAGGGAGTTTGATCAAGAAATAGATTGCATCAccaatgattttttgtccaccttggtcaaCCCCTTCAATGATCTTGAGGAACCTTCCACTCTTGAATTtgaaagagaaagggaagagctAGAAAAGAGTGGTAAGGAAGGGGTGATCACCCAAGAAGTGGAAGCATACATGTATGAGTTTACAAGATTGATTACCCAAGGGCAATTTGAGTGGGTAACAATTTCTTCAAAGAGCTTCATCGGTCCACATCAATTTGCTATCTTGGAGATGGACCACCAACTTAAGGTACTTCTTGGAGTGTTGAATGGTGAAAGATCGGGTGTTGATTGTCAAAGAAGTTCAAATCACAAGTGGTGCACGGTCGAATTTGGAGGAGTCTAAGATTCAAGTGGGTGCTTGGTACGCGAAATCGTGATTATTCATTCCCTGGCTATAGCGCCAAAAACATGGCGTGGGAGAACGTTGTCTCAAGACTTCTTCACaattccgtgtaactgaccagcaagtgcactgggtcgtccaagtaatacattacatgagtaagggtcgacccacggagattgtcggcttgaagcaagctatggtcatccttgtaaatctcagtcaggcagattcaaatggttatgaggttttgataattaaaatataaataaaatataaaataagatagaaatacttatgtaattcattggtgggatttcattGTTGcttatgaatctctgctttcctactgtcttcattcaataattcatactcctttccatggcaagttgtatgttgggggatcacccttgtcaatggctaccgtctatcctctcagtgaaaatggtccaaatgcgctatcaccgcacggctaatgatctgtcggttctcactcatgttggaataggatccattgatccttttgcatctgtcactacgcccaacacttgcgagtttgaagctcatcacaatcatcccttcccagatcctactcggaataccacagacaaggtttagactttccggatctcaagaatgctgccaattgattctagcttataccacgaagactctgatctcaaggaattgaaggctctgttgtcaggagagacaatcaaacgcatggaccaggaatccaagagatatgcattcaagcttgttttcatgtagaacagaagtgtttgtcaggcacgcgttcataagtgagaatggtgatgagtgtcacttgatcatcatattcatcatgttcttatgtgcgaatgaatatcttagaataagaataagcttgagttgaatagaaaaacaatagtactttgaattaattcatgaagaacaacagagctctacaccttaatctatggggtgtagaaactctaccgttgaaaatacagaagaacaaggtctaggaatggccgaatggccggCCCCCTAAActtgatcaagagatcaaaagtgatacaaagagaGTGT harbors:
- the LOC112742693 gene encoding uncharacterized protein, with the translated sequence MTIERVLCDLGASINLMPLSMMKKLLIEEVKPTRMSLQLADRSLNIPNGVVENLLVKVREFIFPYDFVILDMEEEGNNSIFLGRPFLATARAIIDVEKGEIVLRVHNEQMVINVFKAM